In Portunus trituberculatus isolate SZX2019 chromosome 45, ASM1759143v1, whole genome shotgun sequence, the DNA window aagatgacgtcaagatacttggagtggaggtggatcgagggctgaggtttgacaggcatgtcaaaaccattgccaagaaagcctctcacaggatctccgctctcagaaggatcgccagtttcctcgacaggaagggagactgctgctgtacaaggcacaggtgcggccccaccttgaatacgcagctctctcctggatgtcctgtgccgccacacacagaaggagactggacagcatccaacgccgcgccatacggctagtagatgctgcactaccacctcacccagagcctgagcgtccccttgattcactggaacaccgcagagacgtggcggcgatcgtagtgttccataaggcacaggtgcaaagagtgccacatctggcagggctgcgtcatcctctaagagtcaccgcacggagcacgagaacggtgctcaatggtggtgacgccgtagaggtgccgcgatcccacgggtgtcagcatcaacgcaccttcgcaggacgcgtctccaggatgtggaacttgttcacggccgcggtgcctcacgtccaggagatgaaacacacagtgtcaaactgatggcacataagtggagacagacactgccaactcctctgacactctttgtgacgtgacactcagtgtagtgcagtgcgtgaatagtgctagtgaagtgaaacgaatagtgctccatttacatgctgaccatcttgtatattatctatttttaagtcttgtaaatattgtagagaaatagattgtagtacccttagaataggtagcacacgacagtgcgcctttgggtacatgttcctttgtataaagttttgtttaaataaaaaaaaaaaaaaaaaggagagagagagagagagagagagagggagactttcctcctcccttgagtCCCTTCCCTTCATGGTGGGAtagcatgtgggcttttcatgggaatttatgggcaaaagggggatactttttggggtacctcctatctgaaagcccatccactaggaaaccgttgccccgagtgaggaagcctaacctacactcagaccgcgGACAGCATTCGAACACGTGCACTTGGagaaccctcggaccccaaagcacgcatggttccactgtaccacggcggccactACTCAATCACAGGCTTCTTTTCAAACCCAGCTGCAGAAGTGACCAATGAATGTGTACTGCAACCTATTTAGAGAAATGATTACCCTAAACTTTCTGCAATGTACGAGAgaataatattttctacaaAAGTGGAgatctgatgcattatcatcttatcatgCTTCAGGAAGTCACCATTGAATAaacaatcatgtgtgaaaatttcatgtcaatcagatgaaaacaAATAGCAAACTAAGGAGGAAAGTATGAAAAATCTTTAGTAGCAAATATCTCAGAGTtctttttatgcttcaaaattTTTTACAAAACCAGGTAAAAACTCTGATCgacttttgtttggtatcatttcaaactacagtaaggtcccgagttacgtcagagttacgttcctgaaacatgacgtaagtcgattttgtacgtaactcgagtttttgtactttcaaagcatattatcgagttttcaaccaataattttttatggttattcaggtaagtaaaaggttatattgttatattggtatattacttacaactatgtaggaatatattgattagggccgcgaacgcaaaggactgcaggttgccgagaggggcggcctgaggctgccaggagggtgggcaggtcgaatgttgtgacacccagggcggacagctgggagctttgtggagtgcggtaggagtacaagcgttatataagtaaaaggttatattgttatattatttacaagtatgtaggaatatgaaacacaagcttgtttttgttgttgattagggcatgacgaaggactgcatgttaccagaggggtggacgcctgaggccgccaggagggtgggcaggtcaaatgttgtgacgcccagggcagacagctgggagtagaagcgtgggcagcggggcaggaaatacaataggaaagggcaaaaggcatcagcagacaagcgcagacggtgcaagtgagctgcgagtgtcgtgtggcccaggcgaaggctccggagttgttattgctgtgataggtgcgtgagccctcaaggtcgtcaacctccccgttgtcatggtaacgggcttcccattttcttcttccctcacttacacacagctgctgcctcccttctcatgtcttttaatcatgtccattttttcttgtagcgtaatggttttccttttcttagcatcactgctattactcaggagttttctttttggtgccattgagcaagatactaagatagtcagatgtaggaacactcttgccaggggcgacagtgtggtggaactgaggtacgtagagtgttattgtattcaagcatgaggtgggcggtgtggtggataaccactagtgacgcctagcggccaacaataacaataaaccccacgctttacgatttataaattttcaattttttaaatcttaaattgccttatagtggactgacgtaagtgcgagtttgacataactcgagaccgacgtaacccgggaccttactgtataacaaaaatacaactttttgttggaattagattttttattatgtcaataaaaagaacaaaataaaagaaaggaaaacaaaaaagaggcaGGCAGTTCCACTCACACTTTAGTCCTTGGCTCGGTTAGAGTCAGACTCATTGTGAAATCCAAGTTATCAGGGTTGGAGTTATCGAGGTTCAACAGTACTCCCTGACAGCTCTGACTGGACGTAAAAGCTTCTGAGTCGCCAATGTACTTCGTAAGAGCAGGAATGGTGAAGTCTGAGTGAGAGTCATCACCTGGGACTTGAGTTTTCACAGAAATTCAGAAGCTAGAGAAAGTCACAGAAGACCAACCCTTAGAGTGATGAACTTCTGCTGATAGCCCATGCAGTTCGTTAATGTGGCAAGCAGATGCTAaagccaaaagaaaagaagactttAGTGCAACATCCCTCAATGAAGCCAAACGAAGAGGCTCATAAGGGGACTTCATTAAGGAACGTACAACTAAGGATAAATCTCACGCAGGAATGAATGGTGAACGAGGAGCCAACTTGGCAAAGCCTTAAAACAGAGCTGACATCCCAATCCTGTCAAGATATCCAAGCCAGCCTGCCAGAAAATTGGGACCAAAGCTGAATGATAGCCCCTAATGGACGCCAAGGACAAATGCATTGTGtcccaaagaaaaagaaaaaaaagtatgctaAGTTCATTACAGAGACCAAGTGAGGATGACAACTCCTCGATTCAAATCAACCACATAAGACAGACCACTTTGCCTGTGATAGACTCTGACAGAGGACTGTGTGACTGGATGGGCCATAAATCTAGCAGCCTTCCATGAAAAGCCTCTCTTTCAGAGGAGATGCTGGTGTCTCCACACAGGTGAAGTGCTCCTGGAGACTTGTGAAAAAGATGGCGATGAGGCTGGCAGTACAGAGAGGCCCATGGAGGCAACACTCGAGGATAGTCCACTAGCAGACTCAAAAGCAGAGAAAACGAGTCTGCCTGATGCCACCGCGGAGCAATCGGAGTCatgtgaaaacaaacaaactatctCATTCAAACCAGCACCCATCGaatcagagagaagggagaaaaggtgtACAGATCCAAGTCCTCCCATGGAAAGGCAAACACGTCCTCTTTCCAAACTCTCAGGTCGAGCAGTGGAGACACATACAGAGGTAACTGGTGATTAAAGGCAGTTGCAAACAGATTCACCTGCAGTGCACCCCACACCTGAAAGACCTGCCTATACAATGCTGGATGTAATGTCCGCTCTAACCCCACACACTCATGACTGAATATGTCCGCCACTGCATTGCACCGTCCCGGCACAAACCTGGGGCAAAAAGAGACTGAGTTATCCTCACACCACCGAAGAATGTCCCCCACCAGACCCGACAGAGACTCAGACTGAGTGTCCCCCGAGTTCCGTAAATAGGCCACCACTGTCGAATTGTCTGACATGAGACACCACCGTGCCCGACAACTCCCACTGAAAGGACTGCAGAGCCCAGAAAACAGCCATCATCTCCAGGTGATTGATGTGAAACCTCTGTTCCTGTAGAGATCACAGCCCTGAGACAAGAGAGTCTCCCAAATGAGCACCCCAACAATGAAGGGATGCATCAGAAAACAGAGACTGTTCCAGAGGTGCCATCATAAGGGAGCTCCCTTGAGCAGATGAACTGGATCCATCCACCAGGAGAGGTCTGCTAGACACAGTTGGGAAGGAGGAACCCGTTACCAGGGTGGGTCCAACACTGCCTCCCAGTGTTTCTTCAGGCACCACTGAAGGAACCAAGAGCATACCTGGCCGCCCAGGACCAGCTTCTCCAGGGGAGCCAGATGACCCAggagtgacctccatagaaacaCCATAGGGGCTCTGTCCTCTAGAAAATTCTGTGCCACCGATAAACACTGGCAGGCCCTTTCTGGCAATGGAAAAACCAGAGCCCTCACTGAATCCAGCACCATGCCCAGGTACTGCTTCCTTTGCTGGGTACCAGGTCCGATTTGGGCAGATTGATCTGAACATCCAACTGAGCACACAGCTGCAAAAATCCCGGATGACACCTATGCACCCCTGGAGAGTAGTCCCTGTGACCAACCAATCATCCAGGTAACAGTGCAGGGAGATATTGTGTCGATGAGCCCATGAAAACACTGGAGCCATCATCTTGGTAAAGACCTGCGGTGAGGTGGCCAGGCCCAAAAAAAGAACTCTGAACTGAAAAACCTTGCCTCACCAAACGATTGGAACTTGGAAATACATGTCCCTTAGATACAGAGACACTATGCAATCTCCCATATTCATGGATTCCAAAACTGACACTACCGTCTCCATCCAGAAGAGGCTGACCACTAAAAACTTGTTCAGAGCTGAGAGGTCAAATGCAGGTCTACAACTACCTGTTACCTTGGAAACAAGGAACTGATGAGTATAACGTTCTAGCTTGCCCACAACAAACTCTGTGGTCTCTTTGGCATACATGTCCTGCACCACTAAGTCCAAGGTCACATGACGATCCGACCCTTCTGTACAACTCACAAACTCAATTAGTCTGGCAGACAAAGGAGGGGGATGCAGAAAGGGGAGGACATACCCATAATGCAGAGTCCCCTGTCTGCCCTTTTTATCTTGCTGCCCCGGGTGCAATGGCTGAACCCCGAAAACAAGAGGCTAACCCCTGCACCACAGAAGAGAGTGCATGTTACTGAGAAGCCAAGTGCTCATTGTCCTgcaccctggccatcacaactgGGTCAAATAGCATgtcagaaaagggagaagaagctGGTGATTCTCATTGTCAGGAAAGGAGCAAGGCAATGACTTGACTACCGTCTGCCTCCATAGCATAAGGAGTCTACAACGTAGCTCCTCAGCAGAACGAAGAATGTCCTTATTAGCACCAGTACCATCTCGACCTCGGGACCAGTAGCACCAGCTGCTCCAGCTTTGCCTGGCCTCTGCATAGTCCAAATCATACCTGTGAATCAGGAGACTGGAAACCAGAGAAGGGGGAAACcctaagaagaggaaagaaagagggaaagccaGCCCAATGTCTCCTCCATCATACACATGTGTCTATGCAGCTGTGATGAAGGGGAAGATTTACGCTTACTGGAAGAAGCCTTCACTCCTCTCAGTACGGTCTTTAATACTATACAAGACGTAGAAACTGGTCATGGGAGAAAGGCTTGCAGCAATCACAAAGTGAAGCAAGGCTACAAGACACCTCCCTACATGACAGACACTCCCCATGAGGGTCCACTGTAAATGACAATAAGGAACGAGAATACTTCACACACTTATGTGGTATAATAACACACTTCTTCCCTGTAGAAGATTGACAAACCAAGGAGCAACGAAAGGCTAATCCAACtgctgctgaaaagaaaaaaaacaacaagctgataaaaaaaagatgagccGAAGGCATGTAATCCCTGTGACAGCAAAGAGGCGAATGAGGGAACTGACTTGATGGGTGGTACCTGGGAGTAGAAAACTGGCTGAGTGTCTtctcaagaaaacaagaaagggcacctcaagtatttctttcatttcttttctcaagCTGTTAGACATGGTGTAAGTTTGCTCTGGAATGGTGgggtttaagcaataattaataattatgggtagtagtaattgtaataacAAAGCATATTTCTGTTATTGCGTTAAAATTTACTTTGCAATTTAGCAGAGTTGCAATGGGAAAAGTTGCAGTTGGAAAGTTGCAAGTTGCACTAGGGTATCCAAAAATAGTCACTAAGTTGGAAGTTGCACTGGGATGTGCAGAAAAAGCTGTAAAGTCACATTACACAGGAATGgccaaaaaatagctacaaggtTGAAGTTGCACATGATAAATCAAAGTTGTGCCCAGCTCTCCATACATCTGGGGCTGCACTGTAAGATGATAAATGTGGACATGCTGGAAGAGGCTACATAACAACTGGTCATAATAcaaaatacagtggagactcaatacctGAATGTCTTAAccgtcaaacttttcaatactcgaatgcaaaagttcaatttaatacttaaaaaaataccTAGTAGTCAAATGTCCAATCACatagttgtaaacaaaggctccctggcctctGTTCCCCCCTCCACCAGTTATGCTGCCACtatcatcagaataacattctcctgcactctgtctgtagttttttatttaaaaaTTTACAATagcaccaaaggcttattagtggtgagaaatatctggtaatcaaacagtcgcacacatggttgtaaacaaaacactggcCTCTCCTTTCCCATCACCACATGGTCCACTTCTGATACCAGTAATACCAGTAATACCAGGGCACAGGTAAcaggtacaggtaactcttgatttacgcgtgtttaatctatgcgtttttgttaatacgcgaccgaaaaaatattataattaattaaatttgcacgATCGGTTTGTTTATATGAAATTTGGctcaaccgcattttcaaacagAGCACCAGAGAGTGGACAGTGACGGCgagtgcttgtgaggggtgaaaACATTGGCgtcctgcatttattttttttactagtgtttacttttatattgtGGGGTTATCTTTGATAAGTAGATTTTTGATAAAATGGAAAAGCTCAGacgaagatggtgactgactgtggtgtgagtggtgaaggcagtaacgcagtgagtgttgtgtttacatattctttgttttgttgttttctcttattatttttggttttttctttttatttcttgcttttccctttatgtaccttaaatacacttctagaatttagaatggtaaataataaaaacatgttaatttagccaaataaatggaatattttgtatgaattctttcggaccacatcccgcatcccccctattatctactgtttcttatgagaattacaaggtTGTCTTacgtgaattttgatatacgcgatgcctcttggaacacatctatcACGTAAATCGATAGTTACCTGTATTCCGGTATACCAGATCCCTCGTCCCACAGCTGTGAGAGAAACATCATTTTTTGCCTTCTGTccgtagtttttcatttagaaacttttaatggcaccaaagaagtttattagtggtgaaaataaggaatctagtgcgAGTGCAAGTGTTGAGTGAACTacagccctccactagtgggttcacaggaaatcacaccaggagaaaagatACCAAACATTTTCATGGATAGTAACTTGTCCTCCTATGACCTCCCACCTTCTCCccacctttttccctcctcttctgcatttttcatcaccagccttcacttatggtatgtacaaatctAAACTATAAAAAGATTACtttgaaatttttgtaaactTAAGGTTTTTGCAAAGATTAGAACAAATTGTCTGAATTATAGGTATCagtagtcaaactttttgatacttgagcagccatttggaacaaattaaatcCAGTTATTGAGTCTCCACTTTACACTACAAGTCCAATATCACAAAATATGGTTTCAAAACCCTTCACTATTTCTACACCAATCTTCCAAACTGTCCTGTCAGTGCATCTAAATAAAAGTTTTAAAGAAAGGGATATCTCATGCAGACAACTGTCTACTTACATGAGTGCTTAAGGTTCCTTCAGCTGCAATCTTCtgactcttctctccttttgaaAAGTTGTTTGATGAGCCATGTGGGGACTGAACATTAGGCTGGCAGGAACGGGAGGGTGATGGTTGCCATCTGCCTGAGCTACATGAACTAGATTTCACGTTAGTGACAAAAGGTGGTGGAGGATTATTTTTTAACTCCTTAGCTAATGGGCTGGCCACACTGTTGTGCCACACTGGCCGGCGATCATATTTGTCTGGATATAAGGTTTgtgttcttttaagaggaaaatGGCCAATAACTCCCTTTCTCTGAGGATGTGGAGGGAGGCCTGGAGCCAGAGGAGTAAGAGTTACTGTAGGACTATCTAAGTGAAGTTTGATTTGTGATGCTTGGGGTTGATGCATCCTGGAGGTGGTTGGTGTGTTGCTTTTAGATAAAGATTTAGCAACTTTAAGAATGGGAGTTTTCTTTACAGTAGTGAAATGACCTTCTTTTGAAGACTGTGAATGAGGTTGACTAAGTGGGGTTCTACAGGTAGGTGTGActctttgggtgtgtttggtcaGTTTTAACTGGGCAGCAGACTTAGCTAAAGATGACACACTACTGCCTTGCTGAGTTCTGGCTCTCAATGATGAGCACAGAGAGCTTCCTTCTTTTTGCAATGGTGTCTTAcagagtttctttcttcctttcttttccttaacaaCATTTGCTGAGGCTTGATTGAACTCTAGTGATGAATGAAAGTCATTAGAGCTATGGCTATGGATTGGGGTGGTACATTCTTGAAAGTCATTGAATTTGAGAGAAACAGGGAAGGAAGTTGAAGTATTAAGCTCCTCAAGTCCATCACAAGGCTTTTCAAGGCTAGCAATAGGCTCCATGGAATAACACTTTGGCTCATCATGACTGCTAACAGACTCCAGAGGACAAACAGAGGGACTGCTATCTGGCTCATGGGTTTTACAGTCTAGTTCACTGGTGTTATAATCAAATTCCTTGAACTTACCAGAAGACATTTTTAAACAATTGAGAGGCACATTATAACTGGAAGCTTCTTTAGGTATGTAAGAAGGTTCTAGATTACATTCAGGGCCTCTTGAAGTATGGCTTGGAGATATATTATGTTTCTGATATCCTTGCAAGGAGGATGTCCCTTCCTCACCATAATTCATTCCATATTTCATGAAGAGTTCTATTTCCTCTAGGGTGTCATTGAATCTAGAAGTTAGGATGGTAGGCGAAGACTCACACTTCATTGAATTGTCATTACTATTCCTGGCGCTGTTGAGAAGCTCCATATGATTCATGTCCAATTCTTTCTTCACAGGTTCTTTATGACTACCATCTTGGTTATTCAACCTACTATGTGATTcagaaagaataaaatcagaGTCTCTGGGTTGGCTAGGAGGTTCTTTGAGGTTGCAATCAGTCTCTATGGAACTGTGTTCAAGCACCAATATACTGCAGTCAGAGTCAGTGGGATAGCATTCCTGCATGCTGGAGCAATAGTTAGTCTCTGTAAGAATACCACCATTGGAAGTAATAGTAGGTTCTCTACAAATGTTTGGAGACTGACTGGCTGTAACATCACCCTCTGTGCGAGTGTCTGGAGACTGACTGGCTGTGCCATCACCCTCTGTGCAAGCGTTTGGAGGCTGACTGGCTGTAACATCAACCTTTGTAGGAGTGTTTAGAGACTGACTGGCTGTGACATCAACCTCTGTAGGAGTGTTTGGAGACTGACTGGCTGTGACATCAGCCTCCATAAGAGTGTTTGGAGACTGACTGGCTGTGACATCAACCTCTGTAGGAGTGTTTGGAAACTGACTGGCTGTGACATCAGCCTCTGTAAGGGTGCTGGGAGACTGAGTGGCTGTGACATCAGCCTCTGTAAGAGTGCTGGGAGACTGAGTGGCTGTGATATCAACCTCAGTGGGAGTGCTGGGAGACTGTCTGGCTGTGACATCAACCTCTGTGGGAGTGCTGGGAGACTGACTGGCTGTGACATCAACCTCTGTGGAAGTGCTGGGAGACTGACTGGCTGTGACATCAACCTCTGTGGGAGTGCTGGGAGACTGACTGGCTGTGACATCAACCTCTGTGGGAGTGCTgggagactgactgactctggTATCAGCCTCTGTAAGAGTACTGAGAATGCTGGGAGACTGACTGGCTGTGACATCAACCTCAGTAGGAGTGCTGAGAGACTGACTGGCTATGACATCAGCCTCTATAGGAGTGCTGAGAGATTGACTGCCTGTGAAATCAGCCTCTGTGGGAGTGCTGGGAGATTGACTGGCTGTGACATCAGCCTCTGTGGGAGTGCTGGGAGACTGACTGGCTGTGACATCAACCTCTGTAGGAGTGCTGAGAGACTGACTGGCTATGACATCAGCCTCTATAGGAGTGCTGAGAGACTGACTGGCTGTGAAATCAGCCTCTGTGGGAGTGCTGGGAGATTGACTGGCTGTGACATCAGCTTCTGTGATCATGATGGGAATgttggttgactgactggctgtgaCATCAGCCTCTGTAAGAGTGCTGGGAAACTGACTGGGTGTAGCATCATCGTCTGTGGTCATGCTGGGACATTGACTGGGTGTAGCATCAACCTCTCCTGCAGGAGGAGCACTAGGGATGTGTCTGTAGAAAGAAGACAGTGAAGTTTTAAATCAAGATGTAAGGCTGCTGATGTATACTACTAATTAATTAACAAATACTGTATATGCCAGACTAGAAGATGATTCCGTGTATACGACAAACCATAATTTTTGAGGGAAAAATTTAGGTTTTGAGCTTTTATGGGTGTAAAAGATGACCCCCTTAATGATGGAGGGAGTCACTGCTCACATGGTTGGCTGAAGGGTCCTGGGGTGCAGTAATATGGCCATTCCTTCACTATCCCTGTTGCCAGTTTTGAAATACAGCCatcctttatttattaatcCAATTAATTACCGTATTTGACAGCTCATAAGACACAAGGGCTCATAGGACACACCCAGCTTTGCCAGacattgaaatgaaagaaaaggtaaatgagtagatttaagctctgaatatgaacTGAAGGATTGCATCTGACATTTGAAGCCTCTTACATGCACTTTGATCATTATTAGGTCTCATTTAAAAAACTTCAATATTTGCTAGTAGCCTACATACCAATCTtgttgtgagatgtaaacatgCACGTGGCATATAGCCTCAGCACTGACTGTGAGAAGAGACTACATGCCTagtaattagatttttttttttttttttttacatgtatggaaggtaagaatgttaaaagataggtgcaattttaattgtatgattttaattgtatgaaagtgagtcttacctcaaggagtaacAGCATTACACTGTAAAGGACTCACTAAGTCTTACCCATGTCAAGATCAATATCACAGATCCTGTATTCTGTTTAAGTTCATGTGGTGTATGGCAAATTATTCTTGTCTagtgtcattctatgtgaattgCCAGTATGTATgacctattatatattgttaccttcaaagaaagagttgttttgtggtaTAGTAACTATCATCATTTTGTTTACAAGTGCAAAGATGTCTGGGATTTGAATTTATAGCCTCTGTTCCAATAGAATGACCACCAACCACTGCCTCAATGctgaaccttggcctcataggaCACAGGTTCATTtcctgaaactttttttttttttttttttttttttttagaacaggattttaaggaaaaaagtatttttattgttttaatatTACAATATAGGCAGGTAATATTTTAAACATGCCTAAGAAAACGTGGCTGGGTGCACTGACACATGACACCGTCAGTAAACATTCGACAGCTGTAGAGAGGAAATCCCCCTCTGTCATGCAGCAAataaagtgtatgtgtgtgtctgtgtttacctagttgtagttttacagggcttgggctttatgctggtgtggccaagtctccatatctacacttatccaatcttattttaaaagtatgcacactcgttgcagacactacttcttcatttaaactgttccatgtctcgatacatctttgcgggaaactatattttttgacatctctcagacatattccttttctcagcttttaactatgcgatcttgtccttcgagtgtcatattcttctctcaggatcagtttctcgttatccacttggtccattccgttgatcaatttataaacttgcatcagatctcttctctcccttctttgttccagggttagtAGATCCAtaccctttagtctctcctcatatgtcatcccttcaaattctggaaccattcttgtagccattttttgtagtttctccaacttccttatgtgtttctttttatgaggggtccacactactcctgcatattccaatctgggtctattttagtacttatcaatttcttcatcatttctttgtccatgtagtgaaatgctactccaatattccttggCAAAtcatatgtttctctaaaatttctatcaatatggcttaccggttgattgttttcttccagtcactcctaagtccttttccttttttactttctccagttctactccatctcccatcttatagattcccacgggtcgtttttcactctttcccatttccatgacatggcttttattcacattgaattccatttcctactttttaatccattcccagatcttatttaggtcttcttgcagtatttcacaatcctctttttgctttataactctgcacagtttcgtatcatctgcaaacagatttatgtagctgttgttcactccttctggtaagtcgttaatataaatgaggaaaaatattgctgtgtgtgtgtgtgtgtgtgtgtgtgtgtgtgtgtgtgtgtgtatatatatatatatatatatatatatatatatatatatatatatatatatatatatatatatatatatatatatatatatatatatatatatatatatatatatatatatatatatatatatatatacagtaagattGGTCATCTCGCGGTAAATTGGTACTGGACTATCGGCCGCGAGATGAAAA includes these proteins:
- the LOC123519221 gene encoding signaling mucin HKR1-like isoform X3, giving the protein MDNDSSEDEVFFGPITNKEKCIAARYHGRKTLILPQRNPLYRRWSTTHIPSAPPAGEVDATPSQCPSMTTDDDATPSQFPSTLTEADVTASQSTNIPIMITEADVTASQSPSTPTEADFTASQSLSTPIEADVIASQSLSTPTEVDVTASQSPSTPTEADVTASQSPSTPTEADFTGSQSLSTPIEADVIASQSLSTPTEVDVTASQSPSILSTLTEADTRVSQSPSTPTEVDVTASQSPSTPTEVDVTASQSPSTSTEVDVTASQSPSTPTEVDVTARQSPSTPTEVDITATQSPSTLTEADVTATQSPSTLTEADVTASQFPNTPTEVDVTASQSPNTLMEADVTASQSPNTPTEVDVTASQSLNTPTKVDVTASQPPNACTEGDGTASQSPDTRTEGDVTASQSPNICREPTITSNGGILTETNYCSSMQECYPTDSDCSILVLEHSSIETDCNLKEPPSQPRDSDFILSESHSRLNNQDGSHKEPVKKELDMNHMELLNSARNSNDNSMKCESSPTILTSRFNDTLEEIELFMKYGMNYGEEGTSSLQGYQKHNISPSHTSRGPECNLEPSYIPKEASSYNVPLNCLKMSSGKFKEFDYNTSELDCKTHEPDSSPSVCPLESVSSHDEPKCYSMEPIASLEKPCDGLEELNTSTSFPVSLKFNDFQECTTPIHSHSSNDFHSSLEFNQASANVVKEKKGRKKLCKTPLQKEGSSLCSSLRARTQQGSSVSSLAKSAAQLKLTKHTQRVTPTCRTPLSQPHSQSSKEGHFTTVKKTPILKVAKSLSKSNTPTTSRMHQPQASQIKLHLDSPTVTLTPLAPGLPPHPQRKGVIGHFPLKRTQTLYPDKYDRRPVWHNSVASPLAKELKNNPPPPFVTNVKSSSCSSGRWQPSPSRSCQPNVQSPHGSSNNFSKGEKSQKIAAEGTLSTHICFNGKDDQVLPVTNYKPGKSVILDKKMNKENIKRSCCKTTPIVEAKVVKHAGRLKVAKCQSAYQIRQSGRTSLMEVSIHQAVSSD
- the LOC123519221 gene encoding signaling mucin HKR1-like isoform X2; the protein is MSEVIEVTSLCRASHQSVMDNDSSEDEVFFGPITNKEKCIAARYHGRKTLILPQRNPLYRRWSTTHIPSAPPAGEVDATPSQCPSMTTDDDATPSQFPSTLTEADVTASQSTNIPIMITEADVTASQSPSTPTEADFTASQSLSTPIEADVIASQSLSTPTEVDVTASQSPSTPTEADVTASQSPSTPTEADFTGSQSLSTPIEADVIASQSLSTPTEVDVTASQSPSILSTLTEADTRVSQSPSTPTEVDVTASQSPSTPTEVDVTASQSPSTSTEVDVTASQSPSTPTEVDVTARQSPSTPTEVDITATQSPSTLTEADVTATQSPSTLTEADVTASQFPNTPTEVDVTASQSPNTLMEADVTASQSPNTPTEVDVTASQSLNTPTKVDVTASQPPNACTEGDGTASQSPDTRTEGDVTASQSPNICREPTITSNGGILTETNYCSSMQECYPTDSDCSILVLEHSSIETDCNLKEPPSQPRDSDFILSESHSRLNNQDGSHKEPVKKELDMNHMELLNSARNSNDNSMKCESSPTILTSRFNDTLEEIELFMKYGMNYGEEGTSSLQGYQKHNISPSHTSRGPECNLEPSYIPKEASSYNVPLNCLKMSSGKFKEFDYNTSELDCKTHEPDSSPSVCPLESVSSHDEPKCYSMEPIASLEKPCDGLEELNTSTSFPVSLKFNDFQECTTPIHSHSSNDFHSSLEFNQASANVVKEKKGRKKLCKTPLQKEGSSLCSSLRARTQQGSSVSSLAKSAAQLKLTKHTQRVTPTCRTPLSQPHSQSSKEGHFTTVKKTPILKVAKSLSKSNTPTTSRMHQPQASQIKLHLDSPTVTLTPLAPGLPPHPQRKGVIGHFPLKRTQTLYPDKYDRRPVWHNSVASPLAKELKNNPPPPFVTNVKSSSCSSGRWQPSPSRSCQPNVQSPHGSSNNFSKGEKSQKIAAEGTLSTHICFNGKDDQVLPVTNYKPGKSVILDKKMNKENIKRSCCKTTPIVEAKVVKHAGRLKVAKCQSAYQIRQSGRTSLMEVSIHQAVSSD